The sequence tggtagtaggctaacgttacgttttgagttgattgccagcgcaaGACGCcgaatggatgccaataagattctgaatggaaagtttacttttaaaaggttgccaaatggttccatcgacaagaccaaagtgatcagtgtgttctgtcgttgtgaactgagctatcatcgcagcacgtcgtggagtctaaaataccatgttgatggccaagcacacagctgatgcgaattctccgcccgctcgtcaaagcaaggcgattgcaatgttgttttcaataaaaaaaaaacatttgcacgaagcaatccaaaccacttttccatgttgataagagcattaaaatttgaaaaaaaaattgatgaaaaagaaatcaagggacagtTAGAAtttataaaaatgtgcgattaaatgcgattaatcgcgagttaactatgacattaatgcgattaattgcgattaaatatttttatcgtttgacagctctagttgTAAGTAGTAGATTGTTTTTTGAAATGTagcgtttttataaatgtttcgtttttgttaatgtcgttgtgttgtgtgttaatgttgtgttttcaacttttgtttgttttcgctaatgttgctgtggtgtgcaCCCGTTGGCCACCGTACGTATCAgacagattaatgtagaattgtagttctctaaagtcactgttgtagttgtcatggtcaagtgtgcagacttgggtttacgtactcgcaatatcgatcaaaatacaacttggatacaaaatacaaaactgtttaatagacatacacgttgacatgtgtaaaaacgttttattatattactcaaagggccctatcttgcacccagcgcaattgactttgtcagcaacgcaagtatcattcctagtttgtggtggggagacagtcagtgtccctgatggaggtggggagcggattccaccattggggggccaggcaagagaagagcttgtgttgggaccgggcggtcttgagcagtgggaccaccaggcggttgtctgaagaagaccgtaggtgacgggtgggggtgtaaggttgcaggagagacttgatgtagtcgggtgcagtcccattcactgctcggaaggtcagtaccagggtcttgaatctgatatgggcgttgatgggtagccagtggagagagatgaggagcggggtaacattgggagcgtctgggtagattgtagaccaggcgggccgctgcattttgaatcctctgaagagggcgggttgcacatgctgggagaccagtgagcagcaagttgcagtagtccaacttggagaggaccagtgcttggactagcagctgggtggagtgctcagacaggtatctcctgatctttcggatgttgtagagggtgaatctacaagaccgggagactgcagcaatgtgggccgtgagggagagctcgtcatccatgataaccccaaggttcctggcataggatgaaggggtcaccgtcgcagatcccagggtgattgacagattgtgggagatggagggtttagccgggatgatgagaagttctgttttggcgaggttcagctggaggtggtgctcggtcatccaggtggagatgtctgcgaggcaggcctcaatcctagctgagatccccggatcagtcggggggaacgacaggtacagctgcgtgtcgtcagcgtagcagtggtaggagaagccgtgggaggtgatgattggtccaagtgaggtggtgtacagagagaagaggaggggtccaaggacagagccttgtgggacaccagtggagagctggagagggcctgacagtttgcctccccaggacacctggtaggatcttcccgacaggtaggatgagatccactggagtgcagtgccagtgatgcccatctcagaaagtctggagagcaggatctggtggttaaccgtatcaaacgctgcagaaaggtccagcagaatgatgacggatgacctggaagccactctggcagactggagggcagtggtgactgaaagaagggcagtctctgtggagtggccagtcctgaagcccgattggttagggtcaagcaggttgttctgagagagaaagtttgacagttggttagatacagcacgttcaattgtttttgaaaaaaagggtagcagtgataccggtctgtagttctggaggacggcagggttaagggagggtttgtTGAGTAGAGGAGTAActttggcctgtttgaaggcagagggaaaggtgccggaggtaagagaggagttaagGCAGgttcggactggccatcgggagtctcgggagatttcccgaacggccggtcaaacaaacggcagctacggccacggcactattcaagaaaaaaaatctaaatagtTTACGCTCACTTTTAGGGACGACCTTAATACtattcaactgtttaactggagcgatccaaaatccaaagggtgggggtgggcatttCCCCCGTGTAAACTTGAGCGGTGCACTTGTCTGTCCATTTTAACAGATTGGTCAAAAATCAATCGTTTTCCGGGTACAGCAAGCATATGCTGCacaatgtagaagtatagaatacatgtttacgccgtcaaaagacggagagagtttgcagcccgaagatgcggctgtaccagaggcaccaggtgcaagtagctgtaagctgctgtcatttcgacatttagaaaattcaaatatcattccaaaccatattgttttaatttttcttaaaacattatacatttgaaattgctgttagccaatatataggctatacattttaaaagaagtaatagaaatggccaagagaaatAGGCACTCATCTtaatatgcacaacatgttttttggcttcaaataataaatgtgctatgtggCTCAAATAcaattgtcttgattttttgttctgtttattaaagcaggcacaggtgacacagggaaagagatggaggctgctgtgctgacagggtccagtggaaagattatgacaggtgcagcactaaaactgtacacaagagtcagtctgttacagttttttacaatcgctatgacagtttttttcaatacctAAAAACACGTTTTCTAAACccttaacgcaccaacacacccaccacacacaattggcaaaacagttaatttcatgctcaaaatcacacattgtaaactaaactcaaacattaattgtcataacacaaaaatacactaaacatgacaccatgtctaccaaacactaacacatgttctcttttcacaggaacatttagtcaatcatagcacaatgtcataaaaaacactaacatcagatggaattacagaaactgcattcttttACGTaaatgtgtcaggtctcacattaTGTAGAcaatagattgtgtttgcaatgcagtttgtTTTGAAGCCTCaaaatttttgttttgttgggtttagtaaaccaccacacattctaactcctctccctctcccttgtcccacccctctcccttgtcctggtacttgtcttcctctccttcgtgcaggtattactgtattcttactttcttcgtgttgctctgtattgttttttttccacacaagatctgcacaaagagctccactttgcagtttatataccatatagtcatgcgattgaaagaacctcaacaccatagtgtttcctagatgggaatcaactgtaatttatagtatttgcataacttcaaccagctttttctcagtagcaatggaataaaatacaggggatttatttgtgtttcaattcacaatatgaacagctgttcactttgactttagccaataaatttggttttgaacatagtgtcatctgttctgacatacagtgttaaagcattggtaaattggtccataaaaatcgattgttttggtcttggtttaGCTTgagtgtaaaagaagttcaagcatttaaaatgtgtgtttactctatgcattttgtgtcaaggcaacaataaatgtgttaattgtatagccaacacaggtggatgttgtgctaactgtgtcaagagtttaggaaacttgttaaaggtattgaaaaaagtgtcatagcgattgtaaacaACTGtaacagggttattatatggaaattagaTTTCTTAGTTGAATTTattgtcattattgaatatagttaactgattattgttcttttgctACATCAAATAGtagatgcagaaacagagacaaggcgggccggtctgtgtttcaaagtcccaagctgtttttcagtcccagtccgaccctgagtttaggacatggagaagaaaagttatgatggaggggataggatcaaggggacaggaggtggggcgatgagagagaatgaggtcagagatctctgcctcggacaggggagagaaagagtttagacatttagttgggtcagtcgtggagggtgagggggtaggaaaggtgggtttacatttacatttattcatttagcagacgcttttatccaaagcgacttccaagagagagctttacaaagtgcataggtcactgataataacaacaagatagccccaaagcattgcaggtagccaaaaacagaagtacacattgtgaacaaccaaaaataaatgctaaagggaagaaaccataagagcatgtagttaagcaaattacaatacacaacatgaatctctaagtgcaagtgtacctgtaggaaagcaataaaaataggattaaatataatacaacagtttaaatcagctaccactaaccaacaagagcaacagtctaagcaagagtcactgtgatccttgaggaaaggtggagagacagtctgtgtctctgatggaggtggggaggtgattccaccactggggggccaggcaggagaagagcttgtgttgggaccgggcggtcttgagcggtgggaccaacaggcggttgtctgaagaggaccgtaggtggcgggtgggggtgtaaggctgcaggagagacttgatgtagtcgggtgcagtcccgttcactgctcggaaggtcagtaccagggtcttgaatctgatgcgggccgttatgggtagccagtggagggagatgaggagcggggtaacgtgggagcgtctgggtagattgtagaccaggcgggccgctgcgttctgaatcctctgaagagggcaggttgcgcatgctgggagaccggcgagcagcgagttgctggagtccaacttggagaggaccattgcttggacaagcagctgggtggagtgctcagacaggtatctcctgatcttccggatgttgtagagggtgaatctacacgaccgggagaccgcagcaatgtgggccgtgagggagagctcgtcatccatggtaaccccaaggctcctggcagaggatgagggggtcaccatcacagatcccagggtgattgagaggtcgtgggagatggagggtttggccgggataatgagaagttccgttttggcaaggttcagctggaggtggtgctcggtcatccaggcggagatgtctgcgaggcaggcctcaatcctagctgagatccccggattcTGTATTCTTTCTTTTGTCTCCACAAATGTATTTGGTGTGTTTACAGACTACTATGACTATGCCTACAGACtactattttactgttgattgtttttctacaggtacacttgcactttctgagtttcatgttgtttaattttaacttgtttaactgcatgctcttatggttcttccctttggaacttatttggttttcacaatgaatgcttcatgttttggctgctcgcaatgttATCTCAttattatgatcagtgacctattcacttttgtaaagctctctcttggaagtcgctttggataaaaatgtctgctaaatgcataaatgtaaatgtaatgtactatgtagcctactacagTGTTTGAAATACGTTCTGATTTTCTGCACAAAATGCAACCTTTACGTAGACAATGTGGTAAAAATACAGTAAATATTTTCAGCAGTGTGCAGTACTAGTCTTGTGTGTTGTCTTTGGTCAACATATTCATTTACTTGTACGTACTATACTGGAACAATATCTCTGACGAAATCAAGCAGGTTATATAATTAGAAAAATAGTTAGTGTAAAAGTGTTTTGCACTAAAATTTTGCACTACAGTGTGTAGTGGTTCAAACAGAGTCCAATTTTATGAACCATGTGTGTCGCTTACGGTGACAGAAATTGGTTTTTATACATGactgtatagaccaattatttgtttgtaaacattcgggatgcgcgcgcaatttggttgcagaaaaccgggaaaggacagcattttaaatggcaaaaggaccacacggataatacaaatagttagatttaaaaagaccaaaaaactcgaggaggacagcctttaagagagaaagcgattacccattgatctggcgcatcagaattttgatttgggtcacgaaagtcttgacatttgagtgagaatgtcgcccggtagaccgcatagtcgggcggcagccatgtcttcacatcatgtcacaaagttaataattttgcagttttacagtcaattctacatctaagaAATCAAGcaaggcagctttcaagagtatgggaattctgcttaaGCCAGCTGGtctgattatttttgtgatttgtttaaaactggcaatctgagtgagactgcatccccgttacactgttttgacgttagcctcagtcagactcgctcactggcagtgtgcacaatgttgtatttcattccattctacaccagaaacgtcagggaggactgcctaatgtagatacgagcctgatgaagatagccagcatctcggatttctttaaccgagcctgtttcattcgtcaatttcctgagaaagcgacctcagccaggctagttttgcccgatcactgtCAGGCAAtgtaagggtatcggggtcaagtgacttttgtgcatagacaagtgaaacgtaaatctatttgtccaaaggccaagagcctcaaaaagttaatatcaagccctgcaatccagtggccagagatttatgatgacctgatctacactccaagtgtaatagaccgggaagaagttcgtcttttgcaaccgacatgcgcagttgagcctgcttgacagttgtatgacgtagggtgataattggtctatagtttTGAACAAAGTGTTTCATTTAGCAAAAGATTGGAGGTGTTATGCTATTTGTGTGTCTAGTTGTGTGAatcgtgtgttgtgttttgacaaagtgagccctgttttcaaaattgtgcttaAGCAATTGGAAAAAACTGTTAACGGCATACAGTTCCTGGTTTGTGATATAATTGAGCCACAGACGCAGACACATACAGCAATTaactggggagtcagatggctaagcggttagagactggggctattaatcagaaggttgtcagtTCGTTTCCCAGCTGtccaaaattacgttgtgttcttgggcaattggcacttcaccctacttgcctcagaggaaatgtccctgtatttactgcaagttgctctggataagaccgtctgctaaatgactacatgtaaatgtagataaCTGACATTATAGTTTGATCGCACATTATTATTACTGATTATTAGTTGTTAAGGTGATGGTGTCATATTTCTATTGTTTGTTCAATGACTCTACCAGTATGGGCCAGCAACCTTTTCAAGACCTGTGAAGAGCTTTTTCCTTTTGGTTTAGAAAATTTCGTTTTTTACCTTTCAtgaaagttattaatatttcagAATTATTATTACAGTAGTATTACATTGCATGTCAGATGAGATTGCCTAATAACTTCTGATTAATAAATCTGTCCATATTTTAAGAACCTTTCCTTGAAAATAGTCTGTAGTCTTGGTGTAATAATATTATGTGTAGTCTGTAGGCAACAACCCTGGGCCTCATCTTTTACattgtttgttttcattgtaATACAATCATGTTGTGAAACAGAGCCAGAAAACGTATTCATGAACAGTCATTAGTCTATCATCGGTGTTGAAATGGCTAACATTGCAATTTGATGTCTGTATGACCCAGTGACATTCTTTTCCTCAAATTGTTTGTAACACACCGAACCATTTTAATATTAAAAGTACAACACAAAGGCTGGTAAGTGATTTGATGATTGATATAACACACCGGTATAACAAATGTCTGTCACATTATTGATCTTATGAAAGTCACAAAATCTATTAAACAAAAATGCATTAAATAATTGAACGTGGCAATTCAATAATGCCTTTTTTAATTCAAAATGCTGCTGTCACAGCTCAAACCTATACATCTAATGCCTTACTGAATGCAACTTAAAAAATGATTGTTTACATATCCTATAATGTTTTCCTGTATTTCTTCGATATAGAACTCAACTATCTGGCTTATCTTCATAACATTTGTAGTTCTAGAGTTATATTTCAGTTATTACAAACCAGACTCTAAATGCCTAGCAAAGAGGACTGGCTAGTGATGTGTACATTGACGCCAACAAAAAGGACTATCAGTTCTATTCCCAATGAGAAGTCACTCGTCTGAAATCTTCCATTGATCAATACCATCTAGTCCTCTTCCTCATCGTCTCCCCCAAAAGACAAAAGACTGTTGTTCTTTACTTTCTTTCCTGACTTCTCCTTCTTATCCTGtccactctttctcttcttGTTAGAGCTTGCTGTGATGCCCTGGAACTTTTCAGAGAAGTTGTTTGTTGGCTTCTTGAACACTATCTTCCCCTCTGCTGCAGGCTCCTCCTCTGTGGAAAGGTGGACCAATCAAATGTTACTGTTAAACTCATACTGGTTCATCAATACTGGTTCATCAATACTCAAAACTACAATATATTTTAAGGATTATATTAAAATAGCTTTGACATGACGGCCCTGTACAGATGATACTGTGATTCCTGATCCATTTATCTTACGTTTTTTGACACTTGCAGTGCCATTCTTTATCTTTTTTACTTCGTCAGCACTGAGATCTCCCGTTTTTAAGACAACGACTTGTGGCAATTCATCCTCATGATCACTCCCACTGTCATCATCCAGTACTGGCATCTCTTGGCGCTGATGAGAATGAGTATATTATTAACAATATAATATTTTGACTATATGGCAACATATAGATTACAATGGCTCAACATGAACTAATATTTAATAATCACTGCAAGAGTCACGAATGTGTCACAATAAATAGCATGTCAATACAATACTATATGCAAAAAAATCCAGGATGACCTAGCTACTATGCAGTAGCTTGATTGCTTCACGATCTGTTTGCACCAAGACACTCGTGTGCATTTCATAGAAACGCACTTCTGTCATTTCAAATACGCAAATGTAAGCACATCGTTTCCTTACATTTATACAAACCAACGCAGAACAAGCCAACACACTTATCTTGGAGGGTACTGCGATGCAGCTaattgctagctagttagttataTCGATTATGCAATGGTAAATACCAGTATGCAGCTCTTATATTTATTAACATACTCTTACTCTTTAAGTTTTGTTGGGCTATTTAACAGCATACAACACAAAACCCTGCGTCGGTAGATAGTCTAGAGTTGTGATCATTTGAATTTGAAACCAAAATGTATGGTTTTAAATACCatgatttttttctttcatatcgCAGCCATTCCCAAATGCTTTGGATTAATGTCGCATATGTTTTCCAACAGTCAGTCTAAAGCCGATAATCTGAGCAAATTAATACCTGCAATTTCGAGGAACAATGTGGTTTGCTCGGGTGCCACTACCTTGGCATCAATTGTGGGTCCTTCCTGGAAACCAACATCATCCTTGAACTTCTTCAAAAAGGTTGGCTCAGCTGGCTTAACCCATGTAACGTTGCTTTTCTTGTTCATCGTTAGCTTTATAAAATATACGGACCACACCTATACAATATACTTTATTGTCTTGACTGTTTACGTCACCTCGATGAGAGAATAAAACATCGTCAATTAGGAAACCCATTTCCGGTAGATTGAAAAAGAAAATTTCTAAATAAAGGTCACTAGACAAAATCTTCTTTATCTGATTGGAAAGTGAAAAGTAAACTTTCGTTCCAAATCTTTTACTAAATACACAATA comes from Hypomesus transpacificus isolate Combined female chromosome 2, fHypTra1, whole genome shotgun sequence and encodes:
- the kiaa1143 gene encoding uncharacterized protein KIAA1143 homolog isoform X3, encoding MNKKSNVTWVKPAEPTFLKKFKDDVGFQEGPTIDAKRQEMPVLDDDSGSDHEDELPQVVVLKTGDLSADEVKKIKNGTASVKKQEEPAAEGKIVFKKPTNNFSEKFQGITASSNKKRKSGQDKKEKSGKKVKNNSLLSFGGDDEEED
- the kiaa1143 gene encoding uncharacterized protein KIAA1143 homolog isoform X1 encodes the protein MLLCQSQFKDVPWTEEEDLHYDCVFPEGPTIDAKRQEMPVLDDDSGSDHEDELPQVVVLKTGDLSADEVKKIKNGTASVKKQEEPAAEGKIVFKKPTNNFSEKFQGITASSNKKRKSGQDKKEKSGKKVKNNSLLSFGGDDEEED
- the kiaa1143 gene encoding uncharacterized protein KIAA1143 homolog isoform X2, with the translated sequence MLLCQSQFKDVPWTEEEDLHYDCVFPRQEMPVLDDDSGSDHEDELPQVVVLKTGDLSADEVKKIKNGTASVKKQEEPAAEGKIVFKKPTNNFSEKFQGITASSNKKRKSGQDKKEKSGKKVKNNSLLSFGGDDEEED